A stretch of the Cervus canadensis isolate Bull #8, Minnesota chromosome 16, ASM1932006v1, whole genome shotgun sequence genome encodes the following:
- the STC2 gene encoding stanniocalcin-2: MCAERLGQFVTLALVLVTFDPARGTDATNPPEGPQDRGSQQKGRLSLQNTAEIQHCLVSAGDVGCGVFECFENNSCEIRGLHGICMTFLHNAGKFDAQGKSFIKDALKCKAHALRHRFSCISRKCPAIKEMVFQLQRECYLKHDLCSAAQENIQVMVEMIHFKDLLLHEPYVDLVNLLLTCGEEVKEAITHSVQAQCEQSWGSLCSILSFCTSAIQRPPTAPPERQLQGDRAKLSRGHPAEMGHHLAEPSSRETGRGAKGERGSKSHPNAHARGRAAGPGAQGTSGSSEWEDEQSEYSDIRR; encoded by the exons ATGTGTGCCGAGCGGCTGGGCCAGTTCGTGACCCTGGCTTTGGTGCTGGTTACCTTCGATCCAGCTCGAGGGACCGACGCCACCAACCCCCCCGAAGGTCCCCAAGACAGGGGCTCCCAGCAGAAAGGCCGTCTGTCCTTGCAGAACACAG CGGAAATCCAGCACTGTTTGGTCAGCGCTGGCGATGTGGGGTGTGGCGTGTTTGAATGTTTCGAGAACAACTCTTGTGAGATTCGGGGCTTACATGGAATTTGCATGACTTTTCTGCACAACGCTGGAAAATTTGATGCCCAG GGCAAGTCGTTCATCAAAGATGCCCTGAAGTGTAAGGCCCATGCTCTGCGGCACAGATTCAGCTGCATAAGCCGGAAGTGTCCAGCCATCAAGGAGATGGTGTTCCAGCTACAGCGGGAATGCTACCTCAAGCACGATCTGTGCTCTGCAGCACAGGAGAACATCCAGGTGATGGTGGAAATGATTCACTTCAAGGACTTGCTGCTGCATGA ACCCTACGTGGACCTAGTGAACCTGCTGCTGACCTGTggggaggaggtgaaggaggCCATCACCCACAGCGTCCAGGCTCAGTGTGAGCAGAGCTGGGGAAGCCTGTGCTCCATCCTGAGTTTCTGCACCTCGGCCATCCAGAGACCCCCCACGGCGCCGCCCGAGCGCCAGCTCCAGGGCGACAGGGCCAAGCTCTCCAGGGGCCACCCCGCGGAAATGGGGCACCACCTCGCGGAGCCCAGCAGTCGGGAGACCGGCCGAGGTGCCAAGGGTGAGCGAGGTAGCAAGAGCCACCCCAACGCCCACGCCCGGGGCAGAGCGGCCGGCCCCGGGGCCCAGGGAACTTCTGGAAGCAGCGAGTGGGAGGATGAACAGTCTGAGTATTCCGATATCCGGAGGTGA